The region CAGCCGCTGGCCGCCCCGGGACAGCCGGGCGACCAGCGGTCCCATCCCGCCGAGTTCATCGGTGCTCACTGTGGTCACGGATGTCACGCTGTCATGGTGGGGCCGGTCAGACGTCGCTGCGCGTCAGCCGGTAGGCCGCGCCCGCCAGCGCCAGGGCCGTCCAGCAGAGGAAGACCAGCAGTCCGGCGCCCGGCGACAGGGACGTGGAGTCGTGGGTCAGCGCGAACATCGACTCCCCCGCGTTGGACGGCAGGTAGGGGCTGATGTCGTCCCGCCAGGAGCTCGGCAGCAGGGAGATCAGTCCCGGGATCAGCATCAGCGTGGCCACCAGCACCGAGATCCCGCCGGCCACCGACCGCAGGAGCGCGCCGAGGGCGGCGCCGGTCACGCCGACCAGGCCGAGGTAAAGACCCGCGCCCAGCAGGCTGCGCAGGACACCCGCGTGCGAGAGGCCCATGGCCGCGGGCGTGCCCGAGACGATCTGGCTCCCGACCAGGAAGGCGACGAACGCGCCGATCGTTCCCACGGCCAGCGCGACCAGCCCGAACACGGCCGCCTTGGACCACAGCA is a window of Streptomyces sp. B21-083 DNA encoding:
- a CDS encoding ABC transporter permease, which gives rise to MSTLTATAEERRATPARPVYRVTGRRVLASEWAKLWSLRSTWITLGLGLLFLVAFGLIASSRYKSGIGSGHMDRDFADSTAVSLSLFGTNFAQLALGVLGVLVTAGEYSTGMIRSTLAAVPRRLPVLWSKAAVFGLVALAVGTIGAFVAFLVGSQIVSGTPAAMGLSHAGVLRSLLGAGLYLGLVGVTGAALGALLRSVAGGISVLVATLMLIPGLISLLPSSWRDDISPYLPSNAGESMFALTHDSTSLSPGAGLLVFLCWTALALAGAAYRLTRSDV